The proteins below are encoded in one region of Paenisporosarcina cavernae:
- a CDS encoding aspartyl-phosphate phosphatase Spo0E family protein — translation MLVVFEKYLLLSKIELKKRHMYYKAKHLGFTDERVVCCSQELDDLLNIYQDKFMSYL, via the coding sequence GTGTTAGTAGTTTTTGAGAAGTATTTATTGTTAAGTAAAATTGAATTAAAAAAGCGGCACATGTATTACAAAGCGAAGCACCTTGGCTTTACGGATGAGCGTGTTGTTTGTTGTAGCCAAGAATTAGATGATTTGTTAAACATCTATCAAGATAAATTTATGTCGTACTTATAA